In a single window of the Aquipuribacter sp. SD81 genome:
- the ctaC gene encoding aa3-type cytochrome oxidase subunit II yields the protein MTTTHPAARRAPRARVARLGLVAAAALALSGCSADQLRRGYLPAESVGATNHTPMVQDLWNGSWIAALAVGVIVWGLTIWCVIAYRRRKGDPEVPPQFRYHLPLEVMYTALPLMMVAVLFYYTAVSQAAITDLEEDPDVTIEVIGKQWSWDFNYVDEDVYETGVQADLDGEEGAEDRIPTLVLPVDERVEFHLFARDVNHSFWIPAFLFKMDNIAGRQNRFQLVPTKEGTFQGKCAELCGEYHSEMLFNVAVVSREEYDDYIALLRARGQTGQLETDLNRSGLTGEVGGSVTGQRDVELPVDFPDAVPSVSEGD from the coding sequence GTGACGACAACCCACCCCGCGGCCCGCCGGGCCCCCCGCGCTCGCGTCGCGCGGCTGGGTCTCGTGGCGGCGGCCGCCCTCGCGCTCAGCGGGTGCTCCGCCGACCAGCTGCGGCGCGGCTACCTGCCCGCCGAGAGCGTCGGCGCCACGAACCACACGCCGATGGTCCAGGACCTGTGGAACGGCTCGTGGATCGCCGCCCTCGCGGTCGGGGTGATCGTGTGGGGCCTCACCATCTGGTGCGTCATCGCCTACCGGCGCCGCAAGGGCGACCCCGAGGTGCCCCCGCAGTTCCGCTACCACCTGCCGCTCGAGGTCATGTACACGGCCCTGCCGCTCATGATGGTCGCGGTGCTCTTCTACTACACCGCCGTCTCCCAGGCCGCTATCACGGACCTGGAGGAGGACCCCGACGTCACCATCGAGGTCATCGGCAAGCAGTGGTCGTGGGACTTCAACTACGTCGACGAGGACGTCTACGAGACCGGCGTCCAGGCCGACCTCGACGGCGAGGAGGGCGCGGAGGACCGCATCCCCACGCTCGTCCTCCCGGTCGACGAGCGAGTCGAGTTCCACCTCTTCGCCCGCGACGTCAACCACTCGTTCTGGATCCCCGCGTTCCTGTTCAAGATGGACAACATCGCCGGCCGGCAGAACCGCTTCCAGCTCGTGCCCACCAAGGAGGGCACGTTCCAGGGCAAGTGCGCCGAGCTGTGCGGGGAGTACCACTCGGAGATGCTCTTCAACGTCGCGGTTGTGTCGCGCGAGGAGTACGACGACTACATCGCGCTCCTGCGGGCCCGGGGCCAGACCGGTCAGCTCGAGACCGACCTCAACCGGAGCGGCCTCACCGGTGAGGTGGGCGGCAGCGTGACGGGTCAGCGCGACGTCGAGCTCCCGGTCGACTTCCCGGACGCAGTGCCGTCGGTTTCGGAAGGGGACTGA
- the ctaD gene encoding aa3-type cytochrome oxidase subunit I, giving the protein MATYTGVAFRDAQAAGTATPVAVRSRGRLIADYLTTTDHKKIGTLYLVSSFFFFVVAGAMALAIRAELFAPGMQVVGTKETYNQLFTMHGTIMLLLFATPLFAGFANWLLPLQIGAPDVAFPRLNAFAYWLYLFGGLIAVSGFLTPQGAAGFGWFAYTPLSTEAYSPGLGADLWIFGLALGGFGTILGAVNFITTVIGMRAPGMVMFRMPIFSWSVLITSVLVLMAFPPLAAALLVLGSDRVLGSVVFDAVNGGAILWQHLFWFFGHPEVYIIALPFFGIISEVIPVFSRKPLFGYKGMVFAIIAIAGLSVAVWAHHMYVTGAVLLPFFAFMTMLIAVPTGVKFFNWIGTMWKGSVTFDSPMLWAIGFLVTFLFGGLTGIILSSPTLDFQLSDSYFVVAHFHYVVFGTVVFAMFAGFYYWWPKFTGTMLNEGLGKLHFWLTFVGFHTTFLIQHWLGVDGMPRRYADYLPEDGFTLMNQVSTVGAFVLGAATLPFLWNVYRTAVRGEKVTVDDPWGWGASLEWATSCPPPRHNFTSLPRIRSERPAFDLAHPEVAAADRSSADKTVLEHLLGDGDVDRSDSPPAGARGATGDDRGGRA; this is encoded by the coding sequence ATGGCCACGTACACCGGTGTCGCGTTCCGCGACGCGCAGGCGGCCGGCACGGCCACGCCGGTCGCGGTCCGCTCGCGCGGCCGCCTGATCGCCGACTACCTCACGACGACCGACCACAAGAAGATCGGGACGCTGTACCTCGTCTCGTCCTTCTTCTTCTTCGTCGTCGCGGGCGCCATGGCGCTCGCGATCCGTGCCGAGCTGTTCGCGCCGGGCATGCAGGTCGTGGGGACCAAGGAGACCTACAACCAGCTGTTCACCATGCACGGCACGATCATGCTGCTGCTGTTCGCGACACCCCTGTTCGCGGGCTTCGCCAACTGGCTGCTGCCGCTGCAGATCGGCGCGCCGGACGTCGCGTTCCCCCGCCTCAACGCCTTCGCGTACTGGCTGTACCTGTTCGGCGGCCTCATCGCCGTGTCCGGCTTCCTCACCCCGCAGGGTGCGGCCGGGTTCGGCTGGTTCGCCTACACCCCGCTGTCGACCGAGGCGTACTCGCCCGGCCTCGGCGCGGACCTGTGGATCTTCGGCCTCGCCCTCGGTGGCTTCGGCACGATCCTCGGCGCCGTCAACTTCATCACGACCGTCATCGGCATGCGCGCGCCCGGCATGGTCATGTTCCGGATGCCGATCTTCTCGTGGAGCGTCCTCATCACGAGCGTGCTCGTGCTCATGGCGTTCCCGCCGCTGGCCGCCGCGCTGCTCGTGCTCGGCTCCGACCGTGTGCTCGGCTCGGTGGTCTTCGACGCCGTGAACGGCGGCGCGATCCTCTGGCAGCACCTGTTCTGGTTCTTCGGGCACCCCGAGGTGTACATCATCGCGCTGCCGTTCTTCGGCATCATCAGCGAGGTCATCCCGGTCTTCAGCCGCAAGCCGCTGTTCGGCTACAAGGGCATGGTCTTCGCGATCATCGCGATCGCCGGCCTGTCGGTGGCGGTGTGGGCGCACCACATGTACGTGACCGGCGCGGTGCTGCTGCCGTTCTTCGCCTTCATGACGATGCTCATCGCGGTGCCGACCGGGGTGAAGTTCTTCAACTGGATCGGCACGATGTGGAAGGGCTCGGTCACCTTCGACTCGCCCATGCTGTGGGCGATCGGCTTCCTCGTCACGTTCCTCTTCGGCGGCCTGACCGGCATCATCCTCAGCTCGCCGACGCTCGACTTCCAGCTGTCCGACAGCTACTTCGTCGTGGCGCACTTCCACTACGTCGTCTTCGGCACGGTCGTCTTCGCGATGTTCGCGGGCTTCTACTACTGGTGGCCGAAGTTCACCGGCACGATGCTGAACGAGGGGCTCGGCAAGCTGCACTTCTGGCTCACCTTCGTCGGCTTCCACACGACGTTCCTCATCCAGCACTGGCTCGGTGTCGACGGCATGCCCCGCCGCTACGCCGACTACCTGCCGGAGGACGGCTTCACGCTCATGAACCAGGTGTCGACCGTCGGTGCGTTCGTGCTCGGCGCCGCGACCCTGCCGTTCCTGTGGAACGTGTACCGGACCGCCGTCCGCGGCGAGAAGGTGACCGTCGACGACCCGTGGGGCTGGGGCGCGTCGCTGGAGTGGGCCACGAGCTGCCCGCCCCCGCGGCACAACTTCACGAGCCTGCCGCGCATCCGCTCCGAGCGTCCCGCGTTCGACCTCGCCCACCCCGAGGTGGCCGCCGCCGACCGCTCCAGCGCCGACAAGACCGTGCTCGAGCACCTGCTCGGCGACGGTGACGTGGACCGCAGCGACAGCCCGCCCGCCGGCGCCAGGGGCGCCACGGGCGACGACCGGGGAGGCCGGGCATGA
- a CDS encoding cytochrome c oxidase subunit 4 — translation MRVETWVFGSGTFFFVPLAFVYGLLSGWEHVGFIAILLTGGLSAMVGLYLYLVSLRVDARPEDDPTGEVAQGAGDLGFFNPRSIWPILVAFGAATVFLGLAVGWWMFLIGAGIMLFTTLGLLFEHYTGDFTH, via the coding sequence ATGAGGGTCGAGACCTGGGTGTTCGGGTCGGGGACGTTCTTCTTCGTCCCCCTCGCGTTCGTGTACGGCCTGCTGTCGGGCTGGGAGCACGTCGGCTTCATCGCCATCCTGCTCACCGGCGGCCTGTCGGCCATGGTCGGGCTCTACCTCTACCTCGTGTCGCTGCGGGTCGACGCCCGCCCCGAGGACGACCCGACCGGCGAGGTGGCGCAGGGCGCCGGGGACCTCGGCTTCTTCAACCCGCGCAGCATCTGGCCGATCCTCGTCGCGTTCGGGGCGGCGACGGTGTTCCTCGGCCTCGCCGTCGGGTGGTGGATGTTCCTCATCGGCGCCGGCATCATGCTCTTCACCACGCTCGGCCTGCTGTTCGAGCACTACACCGGCGACTTCACGCACTGA
- a CDS encoding HAD-IA family hydrolase, with product MGVPGPALAAGGSAVPVGRAHAAVLFDMDGTLVDSTASVVRCWVRLAEELGVGLDRLRAAAGHGRPARDIVADLLPGEDERVRAAALARITELEVADVEGVVALPGAVAALTAAGARGAIVTSCTRDLAVARWSAAGLPVPAVVVTADDVARGKPDPEPFLSGARLLGVDPARCLVVEDAPAGLVAGRAAGAATLAVTTTHAAEDLDADLVVPDLAAVRWHADADGVTLLPA from the coding sequence GTGGGTGTCCCCGGACCCGCCCTCGCGGCGGGTGGCTCCGCCGTGCCCGTCGGCCGCGCCCACGCCGCCGTCCTGTTCGACATGGACGGCACCCTCGTGGACTCGACCGCCTCGGTCGTGCGGTGCTGGGTGCGGCTCGCCGAGGAGCTCGGCGTCGGGCTCGACCGGCTGCGGGCGGCCGCCGGCCACGGGCGGCCGGCGCGCGACATCGTCGCCGACCTGCTGCCGGGCGAGGACGAGCGCGTCCGGGCCGCGGCGCTCGCCCGCATCACCGAGCTCGAGGTCGCCGACGTCGAGGGGGTCGTCGCGCTGCCGGGCGCGGTGGCGGCGCTCACCGCGGCGGGAGCGCGCGGCGCGATCGTCACCTCGTGCACGCGCGACCTCGCCGTGGCCCGGTGGAGCGCGGCGGGCCTGCCGGTGCCCGCCGTCGTCGTGACCGCCGACGACGTCGCCCGCGGCAAGCCCGACCCCGAGCCGTTCCTGTCGGGGGCGCGCCTGCTCGGAGTCGACCCGGCCCGCTGCCTCGTCGTGGAGGACGCCCCCGCGGGGCTCGTCGCCGGCCGCGCCGCTGGTGCGGCGACCCTCGCGGTCACGACGACGCACGCGGCCGAGGACCTCGACGCGGACCTCGTCGTCCCCGACCTGGCGGCCGTGCGCTGGCACGCGGACGCGGACGGCGTCACGCTCCTGCCGGCCTGA
- the thyX gene encoding FAD-dependent thymidylate synthase, translating into MTSDVSVQSPSHGVGDGDLVFRSDVDVELVKHSARDADVLFAARVSTKGEASLADVDADPEKSAGLVRYLMRDRHGSPFEHAVMTFYVSAPLFVFREMQRHRVASYNEESGRYREMRPVFYVPSRERNLRQVGKPGAYDFEPGTPEQHDLVEQRTREACATAWAAYQDMLGAGVPREVARIVLPLTLYSSMYVTMNARALMNFLSLRTRREDSRFPSFPQREIELVAERMEELWRGVMPVTHAAFDGNGRVAP; encoded by the coding sequence GTGACGAGCGACGTGAGCGTGCAGAGCCCCTCCCACGGCGTCGGGGACGGCGACCTCGTCTTCCGCTCCGACGTCGACGTCGAGCTCGTCAAGCACTCCGCCCGCGACGCCGACGTGCTGTTCGCGGCGCGGGTGTCGACCAAGGGCGAGGCGAGCCTCGCCGACGTCGACGCGGACCCCGAGAAGTCGGCGGGCCTCGTCCGGTACCTCATGCGCGACCGGCACGGCAGCCCGTTCGAGCACGCCGTCATGACCTTCTACGTGAGCGCGCCGCTGTTCGTGTTCCGCGAGATGCAGCGGCACCGGGTCGCGAGCTACAACGAGGAGTCCGGTCGCTACCGGGAGATGCGGCCCGTCTTCTACGTCCCCTCGCGCGAGCGGAACCTGCGCCAGGTCGGCAAGCCCGGTGCCTACGACTTCGAGCCGGGCACGCCGGAGCAGCACGACCTCGTCGAGCAGCGCACGCGCGAGGCGTGCGCGACGGCGTGGGCGGCCTACCAGGACATGCTCGGCGCGGGCGTGCCGCGCGAGGTGGCCCGCATCGTCCTCCCGCTCACGCTGTACTCCTCGATGTACGTGACGATGAACGCCCGCGCCCTCATGAACTTCCTCTCGCTGCGCACCCGCCGCGAGGACTCCCGCTTCCCGTCGTTCCCGCAGCGCGAGATCGAGCTCGTCGCGGAGCGGATGGAGGAGCTGTGGCGCGGGGTCATGCCCGTGACGCACGCCGCGTTCGACGGCAACGGCCGGGTCGCGCCCTGA
- the dapA gene encoding 4-hydroxy-tetrahydrodipicolinate synthase, which translates to MVARPFGALVTAMATPFAADGTVDLEAVAALAEHLVDAGTEGLVVNGTTGESPTTTDAEKADVVRAVVAAVGERAHVVAGVGTNDTAHSAELARQAVAAGAHGLLVVSPYYSRPSQEGLVAHVRAVADAGGLPVMLYDIPGRTGVEFRTETLLRLAEHPHVVAVKDAKGDLQAATRVMSGSDLAMYSGDDGLLLPYLAVGGVGVVGVTTHLAAPAYARMVAAHDAGDVAAAREEHHALQPLVDAVMTRMQGAVAVKVALHALGHVPSPRVRLPLVEPEAIEREELLAAVHAAGLT; encoded by the coding sequence ATGGTCGCCCGCCCCTTCGGAGCCCTCGTCACCGCGATGGCGACGCCCTTCGCCGCCGACGGCACCGTCGACCTCGAGGCCGTCGCGGCCCTCGCCGAGCACCTCGTCGACGCGGGCACCGAGGGCCTCGTCGTCAACGGGACCACGGGGGAGTCGCCGACCACGACCGACGCCGAGAAGGCGGACGTCGTGCGGGCCGTCGTGGCGGCCGTGGGGGAGCGCGCGCACGTCGTCGCCGGCGTGGGCACCAACGACACCGCCCACAGCGCCGAGCTGGCCCGCCAGGCCGTGGCGGCGGGAGCGCACGGCCTCCTCGTCGTCTCGCCGTACTACTCCCGACCGTCGCAGGAGGGGCTGGTCGCCCACGTCCGGGCGGTCGCCGACGCCGGCGGGCTGCCCGTCATGCTCTACGACATCCCCGGGCGCACGGGCGTGGAGTTCCGCACCGAGACGCTGCTGCGGCTCGCGGAGCACCCGCACGTCGTCGCGGTCAAGGACGCGAAGGGCGACCTGCAGGCCGCCACGCGTGTGATGTCCGGCAGCGACCTCGCGATGTACTCCGGAGACGACGGCCTCCTGCTGCCGTACCTGGCGGTCGGCGGCGTCGGCGTGGTCGGCGTCACGACCCACCTCGCGGCCCCCGCGTACGCGCGCATGGTCGCCGCGCACGACGCCGGCGACGTCGCCGCCGCCCGGGAGGAGCACCACGCCCTGCAGCCGCTCGTCGACGCCGTGATGACTCGCATGCAGGGCGCGGTGGCGGTCAAGGTCGCCCTCCACGCGCTCGGTCACGTGCCGAGCCCGCGCGTCCGGCTCCCGCTCGTGGAGCCCGAGGCCATCGAGCGCGAGGAGCTGCTCGCGGCCGTGCACGCCGCCGGTCTCACCTGA
- a CDS encoding ribonuclease J, with protein MLPARTDLPQPPPLRPGVTRVVPLGGLGEIGRNMAVLEHDGKLLVIDCGVLFPEDDQPGVDLILPDFQYIADRLDDVVAIVLTHGHEDHIGAVPYLLRLREDIPVVGSQLTLAFVEAKLKEHRIRPYQLTVKEGMTEQLGPFACEFLAVSHSIPDALAVAVTTGAGTVLHTGDFKLDQLPLDRRITDLRHFARVAERGVDLLMIDSTSADIPGFTLPEREIGPVLSTIFARAEKRVVVASFASHVHRVQQVLDAAAAHGRKVAFVGRSMVRNMGVARDLGYLDVPQGVLVDIKQVEDLPDEKVVIMSTGSQGEPMAALSRMANGDHRVQVGPGDTVVLASSLIPGNENAVYRVINGLTRLGADVVHKGVARVHTGGHATAGELLYVYNLVRPGNVMPVHGEPRHLKANAQIATLSGVPAERVVVVEDGHVVDLEDGVARVVGAVECGYVYVDGSTVGEITDADLKDRRILAEEGFVSCFVVVDHENGKVVAGPHVHARGFAEEQTVFEQVTPRIEKALVEAVTSGATDQHQLQQVVRRTIGRWVNEKYRRRPMIVPVVLSA; from the coding sequence GTGCTGCCCGCCCGAACCGACCTGCCCCAGCCGCCGCCCCTGCGTCCCGGGGTGACCCGTGTCGTGCCGCTCGGCGGCCTCGGAGAGATCGGCCGCAACATGGCCGTCCTCGAGCACGACGGCAAGCTGCTCGTCATCGACTGCGGCGTCCTGTTCCCCGAGGACGACCAGCCGGGCGTCGACCTCATCCTCCCGGACTTCCAGTACATCGCGGACCGGCTCGACGACGTCGTCGCGATCGTCCTCACCCACGGCCACGAGGACCACATCGGCGCGGTGCCGTACCTGCTCCGGCTGCGCGAGGACATCCCGGTCGTCGGCTCGCAGCTGACGCTCGCCTTCGTCGAGGCGAAGCTCAAGGAGCACCGCATCCGTCCCTACCAGCTCACCGTCAAGGAGGGCATGACGGAGCAGCTGGGCCCGTTCGCGTGCGAGTTCCTCGCCGTGAGCCACTCGATCCCCGACGCGCTCGCGGTGGCCGTCACGACCGGCGCGGGCACGGTGCTCCACACCGGCGACTTCAAGCTCGACCAGCTGCCGCTCGACCGACGCATCACCGACCTGCGCCACTTCGCCCGGGTCGCCGAGCGCGGCGTCGACCTGCTCATGATCGACTCCACGAGCGCCGACATCCCGGGGTTCACGCTGCCCGAGCGCGAGATCGGGCCCGTCCTCAGCACGATCTTCGCGCGCGCCGAGAAGCGGGTCGTCGTCGCGAGCTTCGCCAGCCACGTGCACCGCGTGCAGCAGGTGCTCGACGCGGCCGCGGCCCACGGGCGCAAGGTCGCCTTCGTGGGTCGATCGATGGTCCGCAACATGGGGGTCGCCCGCGACCTCGGCTACCTCGACGTGCCCCAGGGCGTCCTCGTCGACATCAAGCAGGTCGAGGACCTGCCCGACGAGAAGGTCGTCATCATGTCGACCGGCTCGCAGGGCGAGCCGATGGCCGCCCTGTCGCGGATGGCCAACGGCGACCACCGCGTGCAGGTGGGGCCGGGCGACACGGTCGTCCTCGCCTCGAGCCTCATCCCCGGCAACGAGAACGCCGTCTACCGCGTCATCAACGGGCTGACCCGGCTCGGCGCGGACGTCGTGCACAAGGGCGTCGCCCGGGTGCACACCGGCGGCCACGCCACGGCGGGCGAGCTGCTCTACGTGTACAACCTCGTGCGGCCCGGCAACGTCATGCCCGTGCACGGCGAGCCGCGCCACCTCAAGGCGAACGCGCAGATCGCCACCCTGTCGGGCGTGCCGGCCGAGCGCGTCGTCGTCGTCGAGGACGGCCACGTCGTCGACCTCGAGGACGGCGTCGCGCGGGTGGTCGGGGCCGTCGAGTGCGGCTACGTCTACGTCGACGGCTCGACCGTCGGCGAGATCACCGACGCCGACCTCAAGGACCGCCGCATCCTCGCGGAGGAGGGCTTCGTGTCGTGCTTCGTGGTCGTCGACCACGAGAACGGCAAGGTCGTGGCCGGCCCGCACGTGCACGCGCGGGGCTTTGCCGAGGAGCAGACGGTCTTCGAGCAGGTGACCCCCCGCATCGAGAAGGCCCTCGTCGAGGCCGTCACGAGCGGGGCGACCGACCAGCACCAGCTCCAGCAGGTCGTGCGCCGCACCATCGGGCGCTGGGTCAACGAGAAGTACCGGCGCCGGCCCATGATCGTCCCGGTGGTCCTCAGCGCCTGA
- a CDS encoding DNA translocase FtsK, whose product MARTTSSRPAGRTAPGGAGRSSGGARPATRSGGSRAGSTAPKATPKAKGAAAGGRATARTGSSRPPARGGSRQAAQRRPGGGTRLLLGLLLLPGRAVGSLVRSVHRSTAELDPAHRRDGAGFLLLAVAAVVAAGEWFRVDGVVIEAVHWVTAGALGRAALALPVVLLALSLRLFRRPDEEQANGRIGVGLVALGAAAAGLLQVAAGLPTPPEGAEALQAGGGVVGFVVANPLEAAVSAWLAVPMLVLLAGFGLLVVTATPLHAVTDRLREAGAWLTGSTRTDDDATDEDDDARAGGEADDPVATGRHGQALTSGSRRRRRGRGAEADPAEGEDRDGVSLLDGRGAGRADDTPYDSAAVVGREDGGPGGTGGTGGTGAPTPGAGAAAAAPAARREPVAPEPSGLPERVEQLVLAGDVVYTLPDVQQLHAGTPHRTRTAVNDDVVAALTDVLAQFQIDAAVTGYTRGPTVTRYEVELGNGVKVERVTALSRNISYAVASADVRILSPIPGKSAIGIEIPNADKETVCLGDVLRSEVARRSSHPMTIGVGKDVEGGYVVANLAKMPHMLVAGATGAGKSSFINSMITSVLVRSTPDEVRMVLVDPKRVELTAYEGVPHLITPIITNPKKAAEALQWVVAEMDSRYDDLAAYGFRHIDDFNKAVRTGKVTPPPGSERALAPYPYLLVIVDELADLMMVAPRDVEDSVVRITQLARAAGIHLVLATQRPSVDVVTGLIKANVPSRLAFATSSLADSRVVLDQPGAEKLIGQGDALFLPMGASKPMRVQGAWVTESEVAEVVAHVKEQLQPVYRVDVTAPAAKKQVDEDIGDDLEVLLQAAELVVTTQFGSTSMLQRKLRVGFAKAGRLMDLLESREVVGPSEGSKARDVLARPDDLPEVLARLRGESAGPGPGGGGAATGGGADDAPDAHGADAWDADDLDAESGDSGSEDAWELTGRG is encoded by the coding sequence GTGGCTCGGACGACCTCCTCACGCCCTGCGGGGCGCACCGCCCCCGGCGGCGCCGGTCGGTCGTCCGGCGGCGCCCGCCCGGCGACGCGCTCCGGCGGCTCGCGCGCGGGCTCCACGGCCCCGAAGGCCACCCCGAAGGCGAAGGGCGCGGCCGCGGGGGGACGGGCCACCGCGCGGACCGGCAGCAGCAGGCCGCCCGCCCGGGGCGGGTCGCGCCAGGCCGCCCAGCGCCGGCCCGGCGGCGGCACCCGGCTGCTCCTGGGGCTGCTGCTCCTGCCCGGTCGGGCCGTCGGCTCGCTCGTGCGATCGGTGCACCGCAGCACCGCGGAGCTCGACCCGGCGCACCGGAGGGACGGCGCGGGCTTCCTGCTCCTCGCCGTGGCCGCGGTCGTCGCGGCGGGGGAGTGGTTCCGGGTCGACGGCGTCGTCATCGAGGCCGTGCACTGGGTGACGGCGGGGGCGCTCGGCCGGGCCGCCCTCGCGCTGCCGGTCGTCCTCCTCGCGCTCAGCCTGCGCCTGTTCCGCCGCCCGGACGAGGAGCAGGCGAACGGGCGGATCGGGGTCGGCCTCGTCGCCCTGGGCGCCGCGGCGGCGGGCCTGCTGCAGGTCGCCGCCGGGCTGCCCACGCCGCCGGAGGGAGCCGAGGCCCTGCAGGCCGGGGGCGGGGTCGTCGGCTTCGTCGTCGCCAACCCGCTCGAGGCGGCCGTGTCGGCGTGGCTCGCGGTGCCCATGCTCGTGCTGCTCGCCGGCTTCGGGCTGCTCGTCGTCACGGCGACACCGCTGCACGCCGTCACGGACCGGCTCCGCGAGGCAGGGGCGTGGCTGACCGGCAGCACGCGCACCGACGACGACGCGACCGACGAGGACGACGACGCCCGTGCAGGCGGCGAGGCCGACGACCCGGTCGCGACCGGTCGGCACGGCCAGGCCCTCACGAGCGGGTCCCGGCGCCGCCGTCGTGGCCGTGGCGCGGAGGCCGACCCCGCGGAGGGCGAGGACCGGGACGGGGTGTCCCTGCTCGACGGCCGCGGCGCCGGCCGGGCCGACGACACGCCCTACGACTCCGCCGCCGTCGTCGGCCGCGAGGACGGGGGCCCCGGCGGCACGGGCGGCACGGGCGGCACGGGTGCCCCCACGCCGGGCGCCGGTGCGGCCGCCGCGGCCCCCGCCGCACGGCGCGAGCCGGTCGCACCCGAGCCCAGCGGGCTGCCGGAGCGCGTCGAGCAGCTCGTGCTCGCCGGCGACGTCGTCTACACGCTGCCCGACGTGCAGCAGCTGCACGCCGGCACCCCGCACCGCACGCGCACCGCGGTCAACGACGACGTCGTCGCCGCCCTCACCGACGTGCTCGCCCAGTTCCAGATCGACGCGGCCGTCACGGGCTACACGAGAGGGCCGACCGTGACCCGCTACGAGGTCGAGCTGGGCAACGGGGTGAAGGTCGAGCGCGTGACCGCCCTGTCGCGGAACATCTCCTACGCCGTCGCGAGCGCCGACGTCCGCATCCTGTCGCCCATCCCCGGCAAGTCCGCGATCGGCATCGAGATCCCCAACGCCGACAAGGAGACGGTGTGCCTCGGCGACGTGCTCCGCTCCGAGGTCGCGCGGCGCAGCAGCCACCCGATGACGATCGGGGTCGGCAAGGACGTCGAGGGCGGCTACGTCGTGGCGAACCTCGCGAAGATGCCGCACATGCTCGTCGCGGGCGCGACCGGCGCCGGCAAGTCGTCGTTCATCAACTCCATGATCACCTCGGTGCTCGTCCGGTCGACGCCCGACGAGGTGCGCATGGTGCTCGTCGACCCGAAGCGCGTCGAGCTCACCGCCTACGAGGGCGTGCCGCACCTCATCACCCCGATCATCACGAACCCGAAGAAGGCGGCCGAGGCGCTGCAGTGGGTCGTGGCGGAGATGGACTCCCGGTACGACGACCTCGCCGCGTACGGGTTCCGCCACATCGACGACTTCAACAAGGCGGTCCGCACCGGCAAGGTGACGCCGCCCCCGGGCTCGGAGCGCGCGCTCGCGCCCTACCCGTACCTGCTCGTGATCGTCGACGAGCTCGCGGACCTCATGATGGTCGCCCCCCGCGACGTCGAGGACTCCGTCGTCCGCATCACGCAGCTCGCGCGCGCCGCCGGCATCCACCTCGTGCTCGCGACGCAGCGCCCGAGCGTCGACGTGGTGACGGGTCTCATCAAGGCGAACGTGCCGAGCCGGCTCGCGTTCGCGACGAGCTCCCTCGCCGACTCCCGGGTCGTCCTCGACCAGCCCGGCGCGGAGAAGCTCATCGGCCAGGGCGACGCCCTGTTCCTGCCGATGGGCGCGTCCAAGCCGATGCGCGTGCAGGGCGCGTGGGTCACGGAGTCCGAGGTCGCCGAGGTCGTCGCGCACGTCAAGGAGCAGCTGCAGCCGGTGTACCGCGTCGACGTCACGGCGCCCGCGGCCAAGAAGCAGGTGGACGAGGACATCGGCGACGACCTCGAGGTTCTCCTGCAGGCCGCGGAGCTCGTCGTCACGACGCAGTTCGGGTCCACGTCGATGCTGCAGCGCAAGCTGCGGGTGGGCTTCGCCAAGGCGGGCCGGCTCATGGACCTGCTGGAGTCCCGGGAGGTCGTGGGCCCCAGCGAGGGGTCGAAGGCGCGCGACGTGCTCGCGCGACCCGACGACCTGCCCGAGGTCCTCGCCCGCCTGCGCGGGGAGAGCGCCGGTCCAGGACCCGGCGGCGGGGGCGCTGCGACCGGCGGCGGCGCGGACGACGCGCCGGACGCGCACGGCGCCGACGCGTGGGACGCTGACGACCTCGACGCGGAGTCCGGGGACAGCGGGTCCGAGGACGCGTGGGAGCTGACGGGACGTGGTTGA
- a CDS encoding NYN domain-containing protein yields the protein MADSTYPADPLVTTSGDDGTGDGTVPWGDEGRPTPEFPLPPGDAPVDLLVWDAPNVDATLAQVIGAKPTAANRPRYDAIARWLVDTAGDHDVEGAVFANVPPVAAHGMRGWVEAVRAIGFAVFARPKRQDGDDVDLDMLAHVRHRARSGRLARLVVASGDGRNFLAPLEQLAQSGVEVTVISFFEVAGYAAESPHLRFLDLEEVPGAFLQPLDRTRLDSLPDDGAWLRPTRSLREAAAG from the coding sequence GTGGCGGACTCGACGTACCCGGCCGACCCCCTCGTGACGACCTCCGGCGACGACGGGACCGGCGACGGGACCGTGCCGTGGGGCGACGAGGGCCGCCCGACCCCGGAGTTCCCCCTGCCGCCCGGGGACGCGCCGGTCGACCTGCTCGTGTGGGACGCCCCCAACGTGGACGCGACCCTCGCCCAGGTCATCGGGGCCAAGCCCACCGCGGCGAACCGCCCGCGCTACGACGCGATCGCGCGCTGGCTCGTCGACACCGCCGGCGACCACGACGTCGAGGGCGCGGTCTTCGCCAACGTGCCGCCGGTCGCGGCCCACGGCATGCGCGGCTGGGTCGAGGCGGTGCGGGCCATCGGCTTCGCCGTGTTCGCTCGGCCGAAGCGGCAGGACGGCGACGACGTCGACCTCGACATGCTCGCCCACGTCCGGCACCGCGCCCGCTCCGGGCGCCTCGCCCGGCTCGTCGTCGCCAGCGGTGACGGCCGCAACTTCCTCGCGCCGCTCGAGCAGCTCGCGCAGTCCGGCGTCGAGGTCACGGTGATCTCCTTCTTCGAGGTCGCCGGATACGCCGCGGAGTCACCGCACCTGCGTTTCCTCGACCTCGAGGAGGTGCCGGGCGCGTTCCTGCAGCCCCTCGACCGCACGCGGCTGGACTCCCTGCCGGACGACGGCGCGTGGCTGCGCCCGACCCGCTCGCTGCGCGAGGCCGCCGCCGGCTGA